A window of the Roseovarius sp. S88 genome harbors these coding sequences:
- a CDS encoding peptidoglycan-binding domain-containing protein — protein sequence MSKSFLLAVMAGLALAGCGGTVAGVGEPELVQRLETAPPGARPGSCWGKSIKPAVIETVTQQILLQPSEILDDGTVARPAIYKTETRQQIVQDRKETWFETPCASDLTPEFTASVQRALKARGVYRGPITSVMDARTRAAVRAYQKPQGLESGILSLAAARLLGLVAVKDSDTS from the coding sequence ATGTCTAAATCCTTTCTTCTTGCTGTCATGGCAGGTCTTGCGCTTGCGGGATGTGGTGGGACTGTGGCTGGCGTTGGGGAACCTGAGCTGGTGCAGCGGCTCGAAACCGCGCCCCCCGGAGCGCGACCCGGCAGTTGCTGGGGCAAATCCATAAAACCGGCGGTGATCGAGACTGTAACACAGCAAATTCTGCTGCAACCGTCAGAAATTCTGGATGATGGCACGGTTGCGCGCCCCGCAATTTACAAGACAGAGACGCGTCAACAGATTGTACAAGACCGCAAAGAGACCTGGTTTGAGACCCCCTGTGCTTCTGATCTGACACCCGAATTCACGGCATCTGTCCAGCGCGCGCTCAAAGCACGTGGGGTTTACCGCGGGCCAATCACATCCGTAATGGACGCCCGAACGCGCGCGGCGGTGCGCGCGTATCAAAAACCGCAGGGTCTTGAGTCCGGCATTCTTTCGCTTGCCGCCGCGCGTCTATTGGGTCTTGTCGCGGTCAAGGACAGTGACACAAGCTAA
- a CDS encoding OB-fold nucleic acid binding domain-containing protein, with translation MRSIFVLMHLTPAPPPNTWPRPPAALVAARLAEPANGARVCVAGLVILRQRPGTAKGVIFLTLEDETGVVNVVVWRALYERFRRAVIAGRLLRVTGRVQRQSGVVHVLAEEIEDISPLLDKLLDTESDLSPRVKTG, from the coding sequence ATGCGTTCTATATTTGTTCTTATGCATCTAACCCCTGCCCCACCGCCCAATACCTGGCCGCGCCCGCCTGCAGCGCTTGTGGCGGCGCGTTTGGCCGAGCCGGCCAATGGCGCACGGGTCTGTGTGGCGGGGCTTGTGATCCTGCGCCAGCGACCGGGCACCGCCAAAGGCGTGATCTTTCTGACGCTTGAAGATGAAACCGGTGTGGTGAATGTGGTGGTCTGGCGCGCGCTTTATGAGCGCTTTCGCCGGGCGGTGATTGCAGGACGTTTGTTGCGTGTCACCGGGCGGGTACAGAGGCAATCCGGTGTGGTACATGTGCTGGCCGAAGAGATCGAAGATATCTCGCCTCTGCTTGACAAGCTCTTGGACACCGAGAGTGATCTTTCCCCGCGCGTTAAAACCGGGTAA
- a CDS encoding 2Fe-2S iron-sulfur cluster-binding protein, whose product MAKITYIEHNGTKHEVEVANGLTVMEGARDNNIPGIEADCGGACACSTCHVYVDPAWIGKLPAKEDMEEDMLDFAYEPDVERSRLTCQLKVTDALDGLVVQMPEKQI is encoded by the coding sequence ATGGCAAAGATCACCTATATCGAACACAATGGCACCAAGCATGAAGTTGAGGTGGCCAACGGCCTGACCGTGATGGAAGGCGCGCGCGACAACAACATTCCCGGCATCGAGGCCGATTGCGGCGGCGCCTGTGCCTGTTCGACCTGCCATGTCTATGTCGATCCGGCTTGGATCGGGAAACTGCCCGCAAAGGAAGACATGGAAGAAGACATGCTCGATTTCGCCTATGAGCCGGATGTCGAACGCTCGCGACTGACCTGCCAGCTGAAGGTCACAGATGCGCTGGACGGGCTTGTCGTGCAGATGCCTGAAAAACAGATTTGA
- a CDS encoding FG-GAP repeat domain-containing protein, producing the protein MRLAVAWVAAALCAYSGPAWAAQPWEYEPLEWAKFTEPTARYPHGVLGDYIEYGALVLKYLPGHTKYTIRLPQDRVFEDIKPRLVDIDQDSKREVMVVESHKTKGARLALYNGGGLIAATPYIGTRFRWLAPLGAADLDGDGHIEVAYIDRPHLAKTLRVWRFQDGALIEIATLPGLTNHKIGWDFIPGGVRTCDEQPEMILASANWSRIMAVSLIDGTLHAKDIGPYTDPESLNTALRCP; encoded by the coding sequence ATGCGCCTTGCGGTCGCATGGGTTGCGGCTGCGCTTTGCGCATACTCTGGCCCAGCGTGGGCCGCGCAACCATGGGAATATGAACCGCTGGAATGGGCGAAGTTTACTGAGCCTACAGCGCGGTATCCGCATGGTGTCCTTGGCGATTACATTGAATATGGCGCGCTGGTTCTGAAATATCTTCCGGGCCATACCAAATACACCATTCGCCTACCCCAAGACCGTGTTTTTGAAGATATCAAACCGCGCTTGGTGGATATTGATCAAGACAGCAAGCGCGAGGTCATGGTGGTCGAAAGCCATAAGACTAAAGGTGCAAGGCTTGCCCTCTACAACGGCGGTGGTCTGATCGCCGCCACCCCCTATATCGGCACGCGCTTTCGTTGGCTGGCGCCACTTGGCGCCGCTGATCTGGATGGCGATGGCCATATAGAAGTGGCTTATATCGACCGACCACATCTGGCCAAAACCCTGCGAGTCTGGCGTTTCCAAGACGGCGCCCTTATTGAGATTGCCACGCTGCCGGGCCTGACCAACCATAAAATCGGTTGGGATTTCATCCCCGGCGGTGTCCGCACCTGTGATGAGCAGCCTGAAATGATCCTTGCCAGTGCAAACTGGTCCCGCATCATGGCCGTATCACTGATCGACGGGACTCTGCACGCCAAGGATATCGGCCCCTACACCGATCCCGAAAGCCTCAACACAGCCCTCCGCTGTCCCTGA
- the purD gene encoding phosphoribosylamine--glycine ligase, giving the protein MNILILGGGGREHALAWAVMQNPKCDKLIVAPGNAGIAQIAECAKLDIEDGAAVVNFCEAEAIEFVIVGPEAPLAAGVGDRLREAGLLVFGPSKAAAQLEASKSFTKEICDAAKAPTAAYGHFTNAAAAKAYVSAQGAPIVVKADGLAAGKGVIIAETIEEAHAAIDDMFGGAFGGAGAEVVIEEFMQGEEASFFVLCDGDDALPIGTAQDHKRVGDGDTGPNTGGMGAYSPAPVLTDAVAEKALNEIVRPTLRVMTERGMPYHGVLYAGLMIKDGQPRLVEYNVRFGDPECQVLMMRLGAQALDLMQAAAEGRLSQVKANWADDHALTVVMAAKGYPGAYEKGSAIRGLTACNEDSFHMVFHAGTNETEGQIVATGGRVLNVTARGSSLREAADRAYRMVDQIDWPEGFCRRDIGWRAL; this is encoded by the coding sequence ATGAACATTCTCATTCTCGGTGGTGGCGGTCGTGAACATGCTCTGGCCTGGGCCGTGATGCAGAACCCCAAATGCGACAAACTCATCGTAGCGCCGGGAAATGCCGGGATCGCGCAGATCGCTGAATGCGCAAAACTGGACATCGAGGATGGCGCGGCTGTCGTGAACTTTTGCGAAGCGGAGGCGATTGAGTTTGTCATCGTGGGACCAGAAGCGCCACTGGCCGCAGGCGTCGGGGATCGGCTGCGCGAGGCTGGTTTATTGGTCTTTGGCCCGTCAAAAGCTGCGGCACAGCTGGAGGCGTCCAAGAGTTTCACCAAAGAGATTTGTGATGCTGCCAAAGCGCCGACGGCGGCTTATGGGCATTTCACGAATGCCGCGGCGGCCAAGGCTTATGTCAGCGCACAGGGCGCGCCGATTGTGGTCAAGGCCGACGGGCTGGCTGCGGGCAAGGGCGTGATCATCGCCGAAACAATTGAAGAGGCCCATGCAGCGATTGACGACATGTTCGGCGGGGCCTTTGGCGGGGCCGGAGCCGAGGTGGTGATCGAAGAATTCATGCAGGGCGAAGAGGCGTCTTTCTTCGTGCTCTGTGATGGCGATGATGCTCTTCCCATTGGTACAGCACAGGACCATAAGCGCGTCGGCGACGGCGACACAGGGCCAAACACCGGGGGCATGGGCGCCTACTCTCCTGCCCCTGTTTTGACCGACGCGGTGGCAGAAAAAGCACTGAATGAAATCGTGCGCCCCACCCTGCGCGTCATGACCGAACGGGGCATGCCTTATCATGGGGTGCTTTATGCCGGGCTGATGATCAAGGATGGCCAGCCACGGTTGGTGGAATACAACGTGCGGTTTGGCGACCCGGAATGTCAGGTCCTGATGATGCGGCTTGGCGCGCAGGCGCTTGACCTGATGCAGGCGGCGGCGGAAGGGCGATTGTCGCAGGTAAAGGCAAACTGGGCCGATGATCACGCGCTCACCGTGGTGATGGCGGCCAAGGGGTATCCGGGCGCTTATGAGAAAGGCAGCGCGATACGAGGGCTGACAGCGTGCAACGAAGATAGTTTTCACATGGTGTTTCATGCGGGAACCAATGAGACAGAAGGGCAGATCGTGGCCACAGGCGGGCGGGTTCTGAACGTCACAGCACGCGGCAGTTCCTTGCGCGAGGCGGCAGATCGGGCCTACAGGATGGTAGACCAGATCGACTGGCCCGAGGGGTTTTGTCGGCGCGATATCGGATGGCGGGCGCTTTAA
- the xseA gene encoding exodeoxyribonuclease VII large subunit — MSDLIDDPSPGENAPEFSVSDLSGVIKRVIEGEFSHVRVKGEVGRVSRPRSGHLYLDLKDDRAVLAGVIWKGVAGRLTVQPEEGMEVVATGRLTTFPGQSRYQIVIEDIKPAGVGALMAMLEKRRTMLAGEGLFAPERKKPLPYLPEVIGVVTSPSGAVIRDILHRLRDRFPRKVLIWPVAVQGEKCAPEVTRAIEGFNAMTLGGALPRPDLIIVARGGGSIEDLWGFNEESVVRAAAASDIPLISAVGHETDTTLIDYASDHRAPTPTAAAELAVPVRLDLLGWLDAQGGRLLQALSGQVTARRQRLTDLSRALPRADALVEGPRQRLDALSEKLPNALRGTIQMRRVALSEKAGALRPGLLRERVQNRRSSLTSLAARLNTNALRRDITQRQRDFDRLSSRLSDAGTRQLRDWREALSAQDRLRETLGYKATLRRGYAVVRGDGEVVTTKDAAGQAKALEIEFADGTLALDGAPVAPAPKKSSKPKTPPPEQGNLF; from the coding sequence ATGTCCGACCTGATTGACGATCCATCCCCAGGAGAAAACGCACCGGAATTCTCGGTGTCTGACCTTTCTGGCGTGATCAAACGCGTGATTGAAGGCGAATTTTCCCACGTCCGCGTCAAAGGGGAAGTGGGACGTGTCAGCCGCCCGCGCTCAGGACATCTATACCTTGACCTGAAGGATGATCGCGCGGTTCTGGCCGGCGTGATCTGGAAGGGCGTGGCGGGCCGTCTGACTGTGCAGCCCGAAGAAGGCATGGAGGTCGTCGCCACGGGCCGTCTGACGACGTTCCCGGGCCAGTCGCGTTACCAAATTGTGATCGAAGACATCAAACCCGCAGGCGTCGGCGCCCTCATGGCCATGCTGGAAAAGCGCCGGACGATGTTGGCGGGCGAGGGCCTTTTCGCGCCTGAGCGCAAGAAACCACTGCCTTACCTGCCTGAGGTGATCGGTGTCGTCACATCGCCCTCGGGCGCAGTTATTCGCGACATTTTGCATCGGTTGAGGGATCGTTTTCCGCGCAAGGTGCTGATCTGGCCCGTGGCCGTGCAGGGCGAGAAATGCGCACCCGAAGTGACCCGGGCCATCGAAGGGTTCAACGCGATGACCCTCGGTGGGGCCTTGCCTCGGCCGGACCTCATCATCGTGGCGCGCGGCGGGGGAAGCATCGAGGATCTGTGGGGCTTCAACGAGGAAAGCGTGGTCCGTGCGGCGGCTGCCTCGGACATCCCTCTGATCTCTGCCGTGGGTCATGAAACCGACACCACGCTTATCGACTACGCCTCAGATCACCGCGCGCCGACCCCCACCGCTGCGGCCGAACTGGCCGTGCCGGTCCGTCTGGACCTTCTGGGCTGGCTGGACGCGCAAGGTGGGCGGTTGTTGCAGGCCCTGTCGGGGCAGGTCACGGCGCGGCGGCAACGCTTGACCGACCTTAGCCGCGCCTTGCCGCGCGCGGATGCGTTGGTGGAAGGTCCGCGCCAGCGGCTGGATGCGCTGTCAGAAAAGCTGCCCAACGCGCTGCGCGGTACGATTCAGATGCGCCGCGTGGCTCTTTCGGAAAAAGCGGGTGCTCTGCGCCCCGGGTTGCTGCGCGAACGGGTGCAAAACCGCCGGTCTTCGCTGACATCTTTGGCAGCACGGCTCAACACTAATGCTCTGCGTCGCGACATCACGCAGCGGCAGCGTGATTTTGACCGTCTGTCTTCACGCTTGTCAGATGCGGGCACACGGCAATTGCGCGATTGGCGCGAGGCACTGTCAGCACAGGACAGGCTGCGGGAAACGCTGGGCTACAAGGCCACTTTGAGGCGCGGATATGCGGTGGTGCGAGGCGATGGCGAGGTGGTCACCACCAAAGACGCTGCGGGGCAGGCCAAGGCATTGGAGATCGAATTCGCCGATGGGACACTGGCCTTGGATGGTGCGCCGGTCGCGCCCGCGCCAAAAAAATCCTCAAAACCGAAGACACCACCACCGGAACAAGGCAATTTGTTCTGA
- a CDS encoding alkane 1-monooxygenase, which yields MLRFAIVTLAPAICLIVAALSGGIWPWIAVIYLTGFIFVMDRLLPTDTGNIDPGSEFPATDPLLIALATLHIVILMLCIVAVAPSPALSFGQKALIAIGAGLFFGQISHPAAHELIHRNKRWLHDLGRLIYTLLLVGHHASAHLRVHHVHVGRNDDPNSPRPGEGFYRYALRASQQSFLAGLSAETRLRGGRVTISHPYVLYVSGSICLAVLSAWFAGAPGLVMLLFLSLYAQLQILMSDYVQHYGLQRQLLPDGEPEPVGPQHSWNAPHWFSASLMLNAPRHSDHHVSPARTYPELQLDPGTMPMLPYPVPLMAGLALFPRLWRKIMDPRCGQWRARPWTTRPDVTAADISPAVLAAAKSGGIPGAPLPNSDHEVDVDTPVRQPANTGGKPRRNERG from the coding sequence TTGCTTCGGTTCGCGATTGTCACTCTTGCTCCAGCAATCTGTCTGATTGTGGCCGCCCTATCGGGTGGGATTTGGCCGTGGATTGCAGTGATTTACCTCACGGGCTTCATCTTTGTGATGGACCGACTGTTGCCAACCGACACAGGCAACATTGATCCCGGCTCAGAATTTCCTGCGACCGATCCCCTGTTGATCGCTCTTGCAACTCTGCATATTGTGATCCTGATGCTATGCATTGTCGCCGTTGCCCCCTCGCCTGCCCTGTCTTTTGGTCAAAAGGCCCTGATCGCCATCGGCGCGGGCTTGTTTTTTGGCCAAATCTCGCATCCCGCAGCGCATGAGCTGATCCATCGCAACAAACGATGGCTGCATGATCTGGGGCGTTTGATCTACACCTTGCTGTTAGTGGGCCACCATGCCAGTGCACATTTGCGGGTCCATCATGTGCATGTCGGGCGCAACGATGATCCCAATAGTCCTCGCCCCGGAGAGGGGTTTTATCGCTATGCCTTGCGCGCAAGCCAGCAGTCTTTTCTGGCGGGATTAAGCGCCGAAACGCGCCTGCGCGGTGGGCGTGTGACCATCTCACATCCTTATGTGCTTTATGTCTCTGGCAGCATTTGCCTTGCTGTACTTTCAGCGTGGTTTGCTGGTGCGCCGGGCCTTGTGATGCTGCTCTTTCTGAGCCTCTATGCACAACTTCAAATCCTGATGTCGGATTATGTGCAGCATTACGGGCTGCAACGGCAACTTCTCCCCGACGGTGAGCCCGAACCAGTGGGGCCACAGCATTCCTGGAACGCGCCACACTGGTTTTCGGCCTCCCTGATGCTCAACGCGCCACGTCACTCAGACCACCATGTCAGCCCGGCGCGCACGTATCCTGAGTTGCAACTTGATCCGGGCACCATGCCCATGCTGCCCTATCCAGTGCCGCTGATGGCCGGGCTGGCACTATTCCCGCGACTATGGCGCAAAATCATGGACCCCCGTTGTGGCCAATGGCGAGCACGGCCTTGGACCACGCGTCCTGATGTGACGGCGGCGGATATTTCGCCTGCAGTGCTGGCAGCCGCGAAATCCGGTGGCATCCCGGGCGCGCCTCTGCCAAACTCGGATCATGAAGTGGATGTGGATACTCCTGTACGTCAGCCTGCCAATACCGGCGGCAAGCCAAGGCGCAATGAGCGCGGGTGA
- a CDS encoding DMT family transporter has product MSDWLISIEGTETGHQMALALAILAAFLHSVFGALQKGRHDPWLTRGAIDISYAAMAAPFAFFVVPWPEPHMWVIFAVAWAIHTVYKVLQAMAYTRGAYTVVYPVVRGTGPLFTVIGAYLLFGETFSFVQWLGVGVLLTGIYGLAIYNLRTLTLNRDTMPAALGLAVITGLFVALYTTYDAYGIRSTANPFTFLAWFFFFDGLVFPVIAWIRRSRMATPPDLGPLMARGVLGGLTAFMSFGSIMLATRLDKVGEAAVLRETSTVFAAFIGWLVLKETVGPRRIALMALIAAGAVIVEMGG; this is encoded by the coding sequence ATGAGTGATTGGCTCATCTCGATTGAAGGTACTGAGACGGGCCATCAGATGGCCCTCGCACTCGCCATTCTGGCCGCCTTTCTGCACTCCGTCTTCGGTGCGTTGCAGAAGGGCCGACATGATCCCTGGCTCACGCGTGGTGCAATTGACATCAGCTATGCCGCCATGGCCGCGCCTTTCGCCTTCTTCGTGGTCCCCTGGCCCGAGCCGCATATGTGGGTGATCTTTGCTGTCGCCTGGGCGATTCACACCGTTTACAAAGTGCTTCAGGCCATGGCTTACACACGAGGGGCTTATACAGTGGTTTACCCCGTGGTGCGCGGGACGGGGCCTCTTTTCACTGTGATTGGCGCTTACCTGCTCTTTGGTGAAACATTCTCATTTGTGCAGTGGCTTGGTGTGGGTGTGCTGCTCACAGGCATCTACGGCTTGGCGATCTACAACCTGCGCACACTCACGCTCAACCGCGACACGATGCCCGCCGCCCTCGGATTGGCGGTGATCACTGGCCTCTTCGTTGCACTTTACACAACATATGATGCCTATGGCATTCGCTCCACAGCCAATCCTTTCACCTTTCTGGCCTGGTTTTTCTTTTTCGACGGGCTGGTTTTCCCGGTTATCGCCTGGATCCGGCGCAGTCGTATGGCCACACCCCCTGATCTCGGCCCCTTGATGGCGCGCGGCGTCCTCGGAGGATTGACCGCGTTTATGTCCTTTGGCTCCATCATGCTGGCCACGCGGCTCGACAAGGTCGGCGAGGCCGCCGTATTGCGCGAAACCTCGACCGTGTTTGCCGCCTTCATCGGCTGGCTGGTGCTGAAAGAAACCGTCGGCCCGCGTCGGATTGCCCTCATGGCATTGATTGCAGCGGGGGCTGTGATAGTTGAGATGGGCGGATAA
- a CDS encoding inner membrane-spanning protein YciB: protein MSDKTVSPMVKTILEFGPILGFFVAYLWLKESTFTFGGTDYDGFVVVTAGFIPVFLVCMGILWKLTGHLSKMQAVTAVLLVVFGGLSVWFNDPRFFKMKPTIIYLIFGGALAIGLMRRTSYLQYVMEGLMPLTQEGWMILTRRLMYFFFGLAALNEIVWRTMSEESWVYFKTFGLTAAIFLFFMAQGKVFSEHSSDSSEDA from the coding sequence ATGAGCGACAAGACCGTCTCTCCGATGGTGAAGACCATTCTGGAGTTTGGCCCGATCCTGGGGTTTTTTGTGGCCTATCTCTGGCTCAAGGAAAGTACCTTTACCTTCGGTGGTACGGACTATGACGGGTTTGTCGTGGTCACAGCGGGGTTCATCCCGGTGTTCCTTGTCTGCATGGGAATCCTGTGGAAACTCACGGGGCATCTGTCCAAGATGCAGGCCGTCACCGCAGTGCTGTTGGTCGTCTTTGGGGGCTTAAGCGTCTGGTTCAATGATCCCCGCTTTTTCAAAATGAAACCGACAATCATATATCTAATTTTCGGAGGAGCCCTGGCTATTGGCCTGATGCGTAGGACCTCATATCTGCAATATGTGATGGAAGGGCTGATGCCGCTGACACAGGAAGGCTGGATGATCCTCACCCGGCGTCTGATGTATTTCTTCTTTGGCCTGGCTGCCCTTAACGAAATCGTCTGGCGCACCATGAGCGAGGAAAGCTGGGTCTATTTCAAAACCTTTGGCCTGACGGCGGCGATTTTTCTTTTTTTCATGGCGCAGGGCAAGGTCTTTTCCGAACACAGCAGTGACAGTTCTGAAGACGCGTAA
- the metZ gene encoding O-succinylhomoserine sulfhydrylase, whose translation MDKKWNTRTKLVHGGTRRSQYNEVSEAIFLTQGFVYDSAEAAEARFLQAGEDEFIYARYGNPTVAMFENRIAALEGAEDAFATASGMAAVSGALTSMLKAGDHVVSARALFGSCLYVLEEILTRYGVEVTFVDGTDLDAWKSAIRTETSVVFFETIANPTLEVIDVAAVAELAHAVGAKVVVDNVFATPVFSRAIEQGADVVVYSATKHIDGQGRALGGVILGTSDYIRKTVEPYMKHTGGSMSPFTAWVMLKGLETIDLRVRAQAEGAEAISDALQGHDKLSRVIYPGHPTHAQHDLVQRQMGKGGTVIALDIKGGQAAAFRFLNALEIVLISNNLGDAKSIATHPATTTHQRLSDEQKEVLGITPGLIRLSVGIEDKDDLISDILGALEAV comes from the coding sequence ATGGACAAAAAATGGAATACGCGCACCAAACTGGTGCATGGCGGGACACGGCGCAGTCAGTATAACGAGGTGAGTGAGGCTATCTTTCTCACCCAAGGCTTTGTCTATGACAGCGCCGAGGCGGCAGAAGCGCGGTTTTTGCAAGCGGGCGAGGATGAGTTCATCTATGCGCGCTATGGCAATCCAACCGTGGCGATGTTCGAAAACCGCATTGCCGCTCTGGAAGGGGCCGAAGACGCCTTTGCCACGGCCAGCGGCATGGCGGCGGTTTCTGGCGCGTTGACGTCCATGCTCAAGGCTGGAGACCACGTTGTGTCGGCGCGTGCGCTCTTTGGCTCCTGCCTTTACGTGCTCGAAGAAATCCTGACGCGTTACGGCGTTGAGGTAACATTCGTCGATGGCACAGACCTCGACGCATGGAAATCAGCGATCCGAACTGAGACATCTGTTGTCTTTTTCGAAACCATTGCCAATCCAACATTAGAGGTGATCGACGTCGCAGCCGTCGCCGAGTTGGCCCATGCGGTTGGGGCCAAAGTTGTTGTCGACAACGTTTTCGCCACGCCGGTCTTCTCCAGGGCGATAGAGCAGGGCGCCGATGTCGTCGTTTATTCCGCCACCAAACATATCGACGGGCAGGGCCGGGCTTTGGGCGGCGTTATCCTTGGCACATCCGACTACATCCGCAAAACGGTCGAGCCATACATGAAACACACCGGCGGCTCGATGTCGCCCTTCACCGCCTGGGTGATGCTCAAAGGGTTGGAGACGATTGATTTGCGTGTGCGGGCGCAGGCAGAGGGCGCCGAGGCCATCTCAGACGCGCTGCAAGGGCACGATAAACTGTCCCGCGTTATCTATCCTGGCCATCCCACCCACGCGCAACACGATCTGGTTCAGCGTCAAATGGGCAAGGGCGGCACGGTGATCGCGTTGGACATCAAAGGCGGGCAGGCGGCGGCGTTCCGATTTCTCAACGCGCTTGAGATTGTGCTGATCTCCAACAACCTTGGTGACGCCAAATCCATCGCCACGCATCCCGCCACAACCACGCATCAGCGCCTGTCTGATGAGCAGAAAGAGGTCCTTGGCATCACGCCGGGTCTGATCCGGCTCAGCGTGGGTATCGAGGACAAGGATGACCTGATCTCAGATATTCTGGGCGCGCTTGAAGCTGTCTGA
- a CDS encoding HalD/BesD family halogenase has protein sequence MHDILNLERYPLDKFDSTAWRDLVGRCQQALEQDGMFTLTDFMHMHIAAGETARMADTFARQSFRHERVHNIYFLKSIPDLASDHPALTQFHTSNQTLCADQIRGSALLRLYEWPPFARFLAATMGQPALYVMDDPLARVNVMSYDAGQALNWHFDRSEFTTTLLLQAPEAGGAFEYRTDLRSEDDPNYDGVARLLTEQDDQVHTLSLTPGSLNVFKGRNTAHRVSPVEGDTPRVISVFSYYDRPGVRFTQSEQIGFYGRSA, from the coding sequence ATGCACGACATTCTAAATCTTGAGCGATATCCGTTGGACAAATTCGACAGCACGGCTTGGCGTGATCTTGTGGGGCGCTGCCAACAGGCGCTTGAGCAGGATGGCATGTTCACACTTACGGACTTCATGCATATGCATATAGCAGCAGGTGAGACGGCAAGAATGGCAGATACTTTTGCCAGGCAGAGCTTTCGCCATGAACGTGTGCACAACATTTACTTTCTGAAATCCATACCTGACCTTGCTTCGGATCACCCGGCCTTGACGCAGTTTCACACATCGAACCAGACGCTCTGCGCCGATCAGATCAGGGGCTCTGCCCTGCTTCGTCTTTACGAATGGCCGCCCTTTGCGCGTTTTCTGGCAGCAACCATGGGTCAGCCGGCGCTTTACGTCATGGACGATCCATTGGCACGGGTGAATGTCATGTCTTACGATGCAGGTCAGGCGCTCAACTGGCACTTTGACCGCTCGGAGTTTACCACGACCTTGCTTCTGCAAGCGCCAGAAGCGGGTGGTGCGTTTGAATACCGCACGGATCTGCGAAGCGAGGATGACCCAAACTATGACGGTGTTGCGCGGCTTTTGACCGAACAGGACGATCAAGTGCACACTCTTTCCCTTACACCCGGTTCACTCAATGTTTTCAAAGGCCGTAACACCGCGCATCGTGTTTCACCGGTAGAAGGAGATACACCGCGCGTCATCTCGGTCTTCTCATACTATGACAGACCAGGCGTGCGGTTCACGCAGAGCGAGCAGATAGGCTTTTACGGCAGGTCAGCCTAA
- the folE2 gene encoding GTP cyclohydrolase FolE2, with translation MNIQTTDLGKEMNRAEAEDALARLRAWAEQATPEEVADLDPAVARLLPQTEVSNYPLLRRDYPEDFTPDAEYKATMPDLQNGPSSLIRGAKRQIQHVGISNFRLPIRFHTRDNGDLTLETSVTGSVSLEAGKKGINMSRIMRSFYKHAEKTFSFEVIEAALDDYMSDLDSFDARIQMRFSYPMKIKSLRSGLEGYQYYDIALELVETDGVRRKFMHLDYVYSSTCPCSLELSEHARQVRGQLATPHSQRSVARISVEVACDNCVWFEDLIDNARSAVETETQVMVKREDEQAFAELNAANPIFVEDAARLFCEQLLNDARIGDFRVIASHQESLHSHDAVSILTHGDTFSAESLDPKLFSTLIHVG, from the coding sequence ATGAATATTCAAACCACCGATTTGGGTAAAGAAATGAACCGTGCCGAGGCTGAAGACGCCCTTGCGCGCCTGCGGGCGTGGGCCGAACAAGCGACGCCCGAAGAAGTGGCGGATTTGGATCCCGCAGTTGCGCGTCTGCTGCCACAGACGGAGGTGTCGAACTATCCACTTCTGCGCCGCGATTATCCCGAAGATTTCACGCCTGATGCAGAGTACAAGGCCACCATGCCCGATTTGCAGAACGGGCCGTCCTCGCTCATCCGCGGGGCAAAGAGGCAAATTCAGCATGTGGGCATTTCCAATTTCCGTCTGCCCATTCGCTTTCACACACGCGACAACGGTGACCTCACACTTGAGACATCTGTGACCGGCTCTGTCAGCCTTGAGGCTGGCAAGAAGGGCATCAACATGTCCCGCATCATGCGCAGCTTTTATAAGCATGCCGAAAAAACCTTTAGTTTCGAGGTGATTGAGGCGGCGCTAGATGATTACATGAGCGACCTCGACAGTTTTGATGCGCGTATTCAGATGCGGTTTTCCTACCCGATGAAAATCAAATCTCTGCGCTCAGGTCTTGAGGGCTATCAATACTACGATATCGCGCTGGAACTGGTGGAAACCGACGGTGTGCGGCGCAAATTCATGCATCTCGACTATGTCTACTCGTCTACATGCCCGTGCTCGCTTGAACTCAGCGAACACGCGCGGCAAGTGCGCGGGCAGCTTGCAACACCGCATTCACAGCGCTCGGTTGCGCGGATTTCGGTGGAGGTGGCCTGTGACAACTGCGTGTGGTTTGAAGACCTGATCGACAACGCGCGCAGCGCTGTCGAGACCGAAACGCAAGTTATGGTCAAACGCGAGGATGAACAGGCGTTTGCCGAACTGAACGCGGCCAACCCGATCTTTGTGGAGGACGCGGCGCGGCTCTTCTGCGAGCAGCTTCTCAATGACGCGCGGATCGGGGATTTCCGCGTCATCGCCAGCCATCAAGAAAGCCTGCACAGCCATGACGCTGTCAGCATCCTGACCCATGGCGACACGTTCTCGGCTGAAAGCCTGGACCCCAAGCTGTTCTCAACGCTGATCCATGTCGGATAA